In Canis lupus familiaris isolate Mischka breed German Shepherd chromosome 23, alternate assembly UU_Cfam_GSD_1.0, whole genome shotgun sequence, the following are encoded in one genomic region:
- the SLC25A38 gene encoding mitochondrial glycine transporter isoform X1, with product MLQKSRPALLQPQDVGDKVETLMLHPVIKAFLCGSISGTCSTLLFQPLDLLKTRLQTLQPSAHGSGRIGMLALLLKVVRTESILGLWKGISPSIVRCVPGIGIYFGTLYSLKQYFLRGHPPTALESVILGVGSRSVAGVCMSPITVIKTRYESGRYGYESIYTALRSIYRSEGHRGLFSGLTATLLRDAPFSGIYLMFYNQTKNIMTHDQLDANLIPVVNFSCGIFAGILASLVTQPADVIKTHMQLSPMKFRWIGQAMTLIFKDYGLRGFFQGGVPRALRRALMAAMAWTVYEEMMAKMGLKS from the exons CTGCATCCGGTGATCAAGGCTTTCCTGTGTGGCTCCATCAGTGGGACCTGCTCCACACTCCTTTTCCAACCCCTGGATCTCCTCAAAACACGCCTGCAGACTCTCCAGCCCTCAGCCCATGG ATCCGGACGCATTGGGATGCTGGCTCTGCTCTTGAAGGTGGTTCGCACGGAGAGTATTCTGGGCCTTTGGAAAGGAATATCCCCT TCCATTGTGAGGTGTGTCCCTGGAATTGGCATCTACTTCGGCACTCTCTACTCCTTGAAGCAGTACTTCCTGCGAGGCCATCCCCCCACCGCCCTGGAGTCCGTCATCCTGGGAGTGGGCTCTCGCTCAGTTGCAGGGGTCTGCATGTCACCCATCACTGTGATCAAGACACGTTACGAG AGTGGGAGGTATGGTTATGAGAGCATCTATACGGCCCTGAGGAGCATCTATCGCAGTGAGGGGCACCGGGGACTCTTCAGTGGCCTGACAGCAACACTCCTTCGTGACGCACCCTTTTCTGGAATCTACCTGATGTTCTACAACCAGACCAAAAATATCATGACCCATG ACCAGTTGGATGCAAACCTTATCCCTGTGGTAAATTTCAGCTGTGGGATCTTTGCTGGCATTCTGGCCTCCCTGGTAACTCAACCTGCGGATGTTATCAAAACTCATATGCAGCTCTCCCCAATGAAATTTCGGTGGATTGGCCAGGCAATGACACTCATTTTCAAA GATTATGGGCTGCGTGGCTTCTTCCAAGGTGGCGTCCCCCGGGCCCTCCGCAGAGCTCTGATGGCAGCGATGGCATGGACCGTGTATGAGGAGATGATGGCCAAGATGGGACTGAAGTCCTGA
- the SLC25A38 gene encoding mitochondrial glycine transporter isoform X2 — protein sequence MLQKSRPALLQPQDVGDKLHPVIKAFLCGSISGTCSTLLFQPLDLLKTRLQTLQPSAHGSGRIGMLALLLKVVRTESILGLWKGISPSIVRCVPGIGIYFGTLYSLKQYFLRGHPPTALESVILGVGSRSVAGVCMSPITVIKTRYESGRYGYESIYTALRSIYRSEGHRGLFSGLTATLLRDAPFSGIYLMFYNQTKNIMTHDQLDANLIPVVNFSCGIFAGILASLVTQPADVIKTHMQLSPMKFRWIGQAMTLIFKDYGLRGFFQGGVPRALRRALMAAMAWTVYEEMMAKMGLKS from the exons CTGCATCCGGTGATCAAGGCTTTCCTGTGTGGCTCCATCAGTGGGACCTGCTCCACACTCCTTTTCCAACCCCTGGATCTCCTCAAAACACGCCTGCAGACTCTCCAGCCCTCAGCCCATGG ATCCGGACGCATTGGGATGCTGGCTCTGCTCTTGAAGGTGGTTCGCACGGAGAGTATTCTGGGCCTTTGGAAAGGAATATCCCCT TCCATTGTGAGGTGTGTCCCTGGAATTGGCATCTACTTCGGCACTCTCTACTCCTTGAAGCAGTACTTCCTGCGAGGCCATCCCCCCACCGCCCTGGAGTCCGTCATCCTGGGAGTGGGCTCTCGCTCAGTTGCAGGGGTCTGCATGTCACCCATCACTGTGATCAAGACACGTTACGAG AGTGGGAGGTATGGTTATGAGAGCATCTATACGGCCCTGAGGAGCATCTATCGCAGTGAGGGGCACCGGGGACTCTTCAGTGGCCTGACAGCAACACTCCTTCGTGACGCACCCTTTTCTGGAATCTACCTGATGTTCTACAACCAGACCAAAAATATCATGACCCATG ACCAGTTGGATGCAAACCTTATCCCTGTGGTAAATTTCAGCTGTGGGATCTTTGCTGGCATTCTGGCCTCCCTGGTAACTCAACCTGCGGATGTTATCAAAACTCATATGCAGCTCTCCCCAATGAAATTTCGGTGGATTGGCCAGGCAATGACACTCATTTTCAAA GATTATGGGCTGCGTGGCTTCTTCCAAGGTGGCGTCCCCCGGGCCCTCCGCAGAGCTCTGATGGCAGCGATGGCATGGACCGTGTATGAGGAGATGATGGCCAAGATGGGACTGAAGTCCTGA
- the SLC25A38 gene encoding mitochondrial glycine transporter isoform X3 — MLQKSRPALLQPQDVGDKVETLMLHPVIKAFLCGSISGTCSTLLFQPLDLLKTRLQTLQPSAHGSGRIGMLALLLKVVRTESILGLWKGISPSIVRCVPGIGIYFGTLYSLKQYFLRGHPPTALESVILGVGSRSVAGVCMSPITVIKTRYESGRYGYESIYTALRSIYRSEGHRGLFSGLTATLLRDAPFSGIYLMFYNQTKNIMTHGLWAAWLLPRWRPPGPPQSSDGSDGMDRV, encoded by the exons CTGCATCCGGTGATCAAGGCTTTCCTGTGTGGCTCCATCAGTGGGACCTGCTCCACACTCCTTTTCCAACCCCTGGATCTCCTCAAAACACGCCTGCAGACTCTCCAGCCCTCAGCCCATGG ATCCGGACGCATTGGGATGCTGGCTCTGCTCTTGAAGGTGGTTCGCACGGAGAGTATTCTGGGCCTTTGGAAAGGAATATCCCCT TCCATTGTGAGGTGTGTCCCTGGAATTGGCATCTACTTCGGCACTCTCTACTCCTTGAAGCAGTACTTCCTGCGAGGCCATCCCCCCACCGCCCTGGAGTCCGTCATCCTGGGAGTGGGCTCTCGCTCAGTTGCAGGGGTCTGCATGTCACCCATCACTGTGATCAAGACACGTTACGAG AGTGGGAGGTATGGTTATGAGAGCATCTATACGGCCCTGAGGAGCATCTATCGCAGTGAGGGGCACCGGGGACTCTTCAGTGGCCTGACAGCAACACTCCTTCGTGACGCACCCTTTTCTGGAATCTACCTGATGTTCTACAACCAGACCAAAAATATCATGACCCATG GATTATGGGCTGCGTGGCTTCTTCCAAGGTGGCGTCCCCCGGGCCCTCCGCAGAGCTCTGATGGCAGCGATGGCATGGACCGTGTATGA